One window of the Mycoplasmopsis anatis genome contains the following:
- a CDS encoding LacI family DNA-binding transcriptional regulator: MKTISYKDISKMAQVSISTVSRYYNNGYVSKKTKERIDKVVKQFEYYPNHGARLIRGRDNSIFVIIPEWPQNSVKDICNGIIQAAKIHKRKVNITYSEKGVKEYIETVRFVLSWRPNSIVLFLPEINEELIEFIKTIEDTSIVIFGYDVDDLCWVKIDETHAFYLLTHKFYNSVIDNQKMVFVNDPKLNKSTSDDRIAGFKHACNELKIQYEIVDLNSRDKVAINNFNKHTRKNNISNIVCSTHELFIALSVLGDKSLRLTDIGYQSIYDHMNSYRSKIFIDYTNIGIEIENILWVHNINKTPTSKLIKPSIIQK, encoded by the coding sequence ATGAAAACAATTTCTTACAAAGATATTTCGAAAATGGCTCAAGTTTCCATTTCAACAGTTAGTAGATATTATAACAATGGTTATGTTTCTAAAAAAACAAAGGAAAGAATTGATAAAGTAGTTAAACAATTCGAATATTACCCAAATCATGGAGCTAGATTAATCAGAGGTAGAGATAATTCTATATTTGTTATTATACCTGAGTGACCTCAAAATAGCGTTAAGGATATTTGTAATGGTATCATTCAAGCTGCTAAAATACACAAAAGAAAAGTTAATATAACATATTCTGAAAAAGGTGTTAAAGAGTACATTGAGACTGTTAGATTTGTTCTTTCATGAAGACCAAATTCAATTGTTTTATTTTTACCTGAGATTAACGAGGAATTGATTGAATTTATTAAAACTATAGAAGATACTTCAATAGTAATTTTTGGTTATGATGTTGATGATTTATGTTGAGTAAAGATTGACGAAACTCATGCTTTTTATCTTTTAACACACAAATTCTATAATTCTGTAATTGATAACCAAAAAATGGTTTTTGTAAACGATCCAAAATTAAATAAATCAACTTCTGATGATAGAATTGCAGGATTTAAACATGCATGTAATGAATTAAAAATTCAATATGAAATAGTTGATTTAAATTCTAGAGACAAAGTTGCAATTAACAACTTTAACAAACACACTAGAAAAAACAATATTTCAAATATTGTTTGTTCTACACATGAATTGTTTATCGCTCTTAGTGTTTTAGGTGATAAATCACTTAGATTAACCGATATCGGATATCAATCAATTTACGACCATATGAATTCATATAGATCAAAGATTTTCATTGACTATACAAATATTGGGATTGAAATCGAAAACATTTTATGAGTTCACAATATTAATAAAACACCTACATCTAAATTGATTAAACCGTCAATTATTCAAAAATAA
- a CDS encoding IS3 family transposase: MGKHLSSNHWFELINDWNNGLSRKIILEKYINFSGHWKLKANGIRTFFRTLKYRAKVYNKGMEYILTSKKHPSEMKKRGRPRKENKDQEIDWSDFKREELIEIAKRYVEITKDMPKREKTKESKALTETLITKISKLLKISRQSIYNARKRDCSTKKWNSTIAEKYREEILEARRKHKNAGRAKLSKIMQNDFNIVLNERTLGRFLSKNNLNSEIRKRRRTKEIKDINYIGEDLVKRDYNDSQNLNIKCTDITYLPATKDAIQNHVYLSVIIDHRSKLVESFQLSFYNDLDLVMDNLNKNNFNNKTFIVHSDHGFQYTNERFIDKVKSLNGRTSYSRIGNSLDNREVEYWFSVLKTEFIRDLNVRNLTLKMLNDEIKKFINYYNNERIQSNLNWKTPKQFAMMS, translated from the coding sequence ATGGGAAAACATTTATCTTCCAATCATTGATTCGAACTCATCAATGATTGGAATAATGGATTATCTAGAAAGATAATCCTTGAAAAATATATTAATTTTTCTGGGCACTGAAAGTTAAAAGCCAACGGGATAAGAACTTTTTTTAGAACATTAAAATATAGAGCAAAAGTTTATAATAAAGGTATGGAATACATTTTAACAAGCAAAAAACATCCTAGTGAGATGAAGAAACGTGGAAGACCCAGAAAAGAAAATAAAGATCAAGAAATTGATTGAAGTGATTTTAAGAGAGAAGAATTGATAGAAATTGCTAAAAGATATGTTGAGATAACTAAAGACATGCCTAAAAGAGAAAAAACAAAAGAATCAAAAGCATTAACTGAAACATTAATTACTAAAATTTCTAAATTATTGAAGATTTCAAGACAATCTATTTATAATGCAAGAAAAAGAGATTGTTCAACTAAAAAATGAAATTCTACAATAGCTGAAAAATATAGAGAAGAGATTTTAGAAGCTAGAAGAAAACATAAAAATGCAGGCAGAGCTAAATTATCAAAAATCATGCAAAATGACTTTAATATAGTATTAAATGAAAGAACTTTAGGGAGATTTCTTAGCAAAAACAACTTAAATTCAGAAATAAGAAAACGTAGAAGAACAAAAGAAATAAAAGATATTAATTACATAGGAGAAGACTTAGTTAAAAGAGATTATAACGATTCTCAAAATCTCAACATTAAGTGTACTGATATAACATACTTGCCTGCTACAAAAGATGCAATCCAAAACCACGTTTATCTTTCTGTGATTATTGATCATAGATCTAAATTAGTTGAATCATTTCAACTATCTTTTTACAATGATCTTGACTTAGTTATGGATAATTTAAATAAAAATAATTTTAATAATAAAACTTTTATAGTTCATTCGGACCATGGATTTCAATATACAAACGAAAGATTTATAGATAAAGTCAAATCATTGAATGGAAGAACTTCATACTCAAGAATTGGTAATAGTCTGGATAATAGAGAAGTAGAATATTGGTTCTCGGTGTTGAAAACTGAATTCATTAGAGATTTGAATGTAAGAAATTTAACGTTAAAAATGTTAAATGATGAAATAAAAAAATTCATAAATTATTATAATAATGAAAGAATACAATCAAATTTAAATTGAAAAACACCAAAGCAATTTGCAATGATGTCTTAA
- a CDS encoding M17 family metallopeptidase: MIKNIQKEKLANILTLKAIFKGDELPKNLEQKKSVVTNYFADDLAYVYLDERSNLDFKTVSDFAKKFALSSIVETQIDLDSFVTEKLNISEIVRAFVSGINFVRAELWTAKTNKKDEQPKLHLFSSSNESEYSSELNKTLVLSDYLNFTRELQITPPNICNSEWMAEKVVEKLSKNKNLKITVLNKKQIEEQKMGLLLSVNRGSVYEPRVVVVEYNGDPDSNEKTVYVGKGITFDSGGYSLKPGRSMLGMKFDMSGAAIVANALGAISELKPKVNVAAILCITDNRVNGDASLPDSVWTSMNGKSVEINNTDAEGRLVMADGLTYAVRNLKATRLVDVATLTGAIVVALGSTYTGVWTTTDQAWEELSKAAQQQDELVWRMPLDEEFAKEIRNSHVADLKNTDLSGAGAGSSSAAMFLKEFTEDVEYIHLDVAGTADIGGKPFGPMMKTLVQLALNKAN; encoded by the coding sequence ATGATTAAAAATATACAAAAAGAGAAACTAGCAAATATTTTAACTCTTAAAGCTATTTTTAAGGGTGACGAATTACCTAAAAATTTAGAGCAAAAAAAATCAGTAGTTACAAATTATTTTGCAGATGATTTAGCATATGTTTATCTAGATGAAAGATCTAACTTAGATTTCAAAACAGTTAGTGATTTTGCTAAAAAATTCGCATTATCATCTATAGTTGAAACACAAATTGATTTAGACAGTTTCGTAACAGAAAAACTAAATATTTCAGAAATAGTTAGAGCTTTTGTAAGTGGAATAAATTTTGTTAGAGCTGAGCTTTGAACAGCTAAAACAAATAAAAAAGATGAACAACCTAAATTACACTTATTCTCATCATCTAACGAATCAGAATACTCATCAGAATTAAATAAAACATTAGTTTTATCAGATTACTTAAACTTTACTAGAGAACTTCAAATCACACCTCCAAACATTTGTAATTCAGAATGAATGGCAGAAAAAGTTGTTGAAAAATTATCAAAAAACAAGAACTTAAAAATTACTGTTTTAAATAAAAAACAAATTGAAGAACAAAAAATGGGATTACTTCTTTCTGTAAACAGAGGAAGTGTTTATGAACCTAGAGTTGTAGTTGTTGAATATAATGGAGATCCTGATTCTAACGAAAAAACAGTTTATGTTGGAAAAGGAATTACTTTTGACTCAGGTGGATATAGTCTAAAACCTGGAAGAAGTATGTTAGGTATGAAATTCGATATGTCTGGAGCTGCTATTGTTGCGAATGCTCTTGGTGCAATTTCAGAATTAAAACCTAAAGTTAATGTTGCTGCAATTTTATGTATTACTGACAATAGAGTTAATGGTGATGCATCATTACCTGATTCAGTATGAACAAGTATGAATGGAAAAAGTGTTGAAATCAACAACACTGACGCCGAAGGCCGTTTAGTAATGGCTGATGGATTAACTTATGCTGTAAGAAATCTAAAAGCTACCAGATTAGTTGATGTTGCTACTCTTACGGGTGCTATAGTAGTTGCTTTAGGTTCAACATATACAGGAGTTTGAACAACAACCGATCAAGCTTGAGAAGAATTAAGTAAAGCTGCTCAACAACAAGATGAATTAGTATGAAGAATGCCTTTAGATGAAGAATTTGCTAAAGAAATTAGAAATTCACATGTTGCAGATCTAAAAAACACCGATCTTTCAGGTGCTGGAGCAGGTTCATCAAGTGCAGCAATGTTCTTAAAAGAATTTACAGAAGATGTTGAATATATCCATTTAGATGTAGCTGGAACAGCAGACATTGGTGGAAAACCATTTGGACCTATGATGAAAACATTGGTTCAATTAGCCTTAAATAAAGCTAATTAG
- a CDS encoding ABC transporter permease: MILTKTLVFILIGFIWTTLHWVSWTIIYLAKITNQNYLSFSFTIFLSIFFSYLIFGIIASLISIKWSQKAAIIVPLLLSTPAILSVVFVRTISKDSSKFIKDLLNTKYEYHHSSNEADVEKFYLNNNKDQFFIVPNGDFTKKEFSPYQREYLKLSSAYAKNSGTELQVLSWLSVPYQFIDILNNSNGDLLTILKDNDNSNSNSLLYYKNNDSLNFSYKLDDKPSLIKLQTADNSSYSFIVPSLLKSNSKINNDLINRSIIYVREGADKIDVDFPEDEFTYSNPNNLIGKIYWEHIDQVLRNYDFNKFANAFFNDLITKINKDNIKDQRQIKKEILNKIVEEINNSDSWLFNYLDKQVTLFDNNAVQNKKISSEIERKIYFAISLIYYAYFSYNDSILLNSLLLNDNPLEYHNPGIYEITVDGFTYKIGGFASYTTKEVVKTYPNDEKKIVFRYELEKSDNFLFQTVDEVYSYHRDKQVINKNFYPLIWVGLSALLLTLNAYFYYRKDYK; this comes from the coding sequence ATGATACTAACAAAAACTTTGGTATTCATATTAATTGGTTTTATATGAACAACACTCCACTGAGTTTCATGAACTATAATCTATCTAGCTAAAATTACAAATCAAAATTATTTATCATTTAGTTTTACAATATTTTTAAGTATTTTCTTTTCATACTTGATATTTGGAATTATTGCAAGTCTAATTTCGATAAAGTGAAGTCAAAAAGCAGCTATAATTGTACCATTACTACTTTCTACTCCAGCAATACTTTCAGTTGTTTTTGTCAGAACAATATCAAAAGATTCAAGTAAATTCATAAAAGATTTACTTAACACAAAATATGAATATCATCATTCTAGTAATGAAGCTGATGTTGAAAAATTTTATCTTAACAATAACAAAGATCAGTTCTTTATAGTACCTAATGGTGATTTTACAAAAAAAGAATTTAGTCCATATCAAAGAGAATATTTAAAACTCTCATCTGCATATGCTAAGAACTCAGGAACAGAGTTGCAAGTATTATCATGACTTTCAGTTCCTTATCAATTCATAGATATATTAAATAACTCTAATGGTGATCTACTAACAATATTAAAGGATAATGATAACTCAAACAGCAATTCTCTTTTATATTATAAGAATAATGATAGTTTGAATTTTTCTTATAAACTTGATGATAAACCATCACTTATAAAACTTCAAACTGCAGATAATTCAAGTTATTCATTCATCGTTCCTTCACTACTAAAATCAAACTCCAAAATAAATAATGATTTAATAAACAGAAGCATTATCTATGTAAGAGAAGGTGCTGATAAAATTGATGTAGATTTCCCTGAGGATGAATTTACTTATTCAAATCCTAATAATTTAATAGGGAAAATTTATTGGGAACACATTGATCAAGTTTTAAGAAATTATGATTTTAATAAATTTGCAAATGCTTTTTTCAATGATTTAATTACCAAAATCAATAAAGATAATATAAAAGATCAAAGACAAATTAAAAAAGAAATACTTAACAAGATTGTTGAGGAAATCAATAACTCAGATTCATGATTATTTAACTATTTAGATAAACAAGTAACACTATTTGATAATAATGCTGTTCAAAACAAGAAAATTTCTTCAGAAATTGAAAGAAAAATATATTTTGCAATTTCTTTAATTTATTATGCTTATTTTAGTTATAATGATTCAATTTTATTAAACTCTTTACTACTTAATGACAATCCTCTTGAATATCATAATCCAGGAATTTATGAAATAACCGTAGACGGTTTTACCTATAAAATAGGTGGATTTGCATCCTACACTACCAAAGAAGTTGTAAAAACTTATCCCAATGATGAGAAGAAAATAGTCTTTAGATATGAACTTGAAAAATCAGATAACTTTCTTTTTCAGACAGTTGATGAAGTTTATTCTTATCATCGTGATAAACAAGTTATAAATAAAAATTTCTACCCTTTAATTTGAGTTGGCTTAAGTGCACTTTTATTAACATTAAATGCTTATTTCTACTATAGAAAGGATTATAAATAA
- a CDS encoding aromatic motif membrane protein, translating into MKKLLKNKFIFLSSISFFTLSISCTSNSENINKNLKQKTESKFISENKFAKELINSQFPDETQKKDFIYNQSKIIANKKQELKSALVWFSPLRVSLINSQSDYKNLIETSQKILENNINKNWLWILDNIKSFEFVFNPYGSKFDDQGTDYFKNVLENVEQFNPSLKISINNNQIQDVLTINVNNDKEDLFQNKQIHFLIYDNNKAIKVVTYTQNNQNYLKLIPDLFYSPFSKNVDNFKNNLLNLEKVNIKSKELLINKDIEYNQNFYDNYNHLNSYKTFNDFNQFKTFSSIYADINETTMKTILTDQSIENENKIFRYTWRNIND; encoded by the coding sequence ATGAAAAAATTATTAAAAAATAAATTTATATTTCTATCATCCATTTCCTTTTTTACATTATCAATAAGCTGTACTTCTAATTCAGAAAATATAAATAAAAATCTCAAGCAAAAAACAGAAAGCAAATTCATTTCCGAAAATAAATTTGCAAAAGAACTAATCAATTCTCAATTTCCTGATGAAACACAAAAAAAGGATTTTATATACAATCAATCAAAAATAATCGCTAATAAAAAGCAAGAATTAAAATCTGCACTAGTATGATTTAGTCCATTAAGAGTTTCATTAATCAACAGTCAAAGTGATTATAAAAATTTAATAGAAACAAGTCAAAAAATACTTGAGAATAATATAAACAAAAACTGACTTTGAATATTAGATAATATAAAAAGTTTTGAATTTGTATTTAACCCATACGGTTCAAAATTCGATGATCAAGGAACTGATTATTTTAAGAATGTTTTAGAAAATGTAGAACAGTTTAATCCAAGCTTAAAAATATCAATTAATAATAATCAAATTCAAGATGTCTTAACAATTAATGTAAATAATGATAAAGAAGATTTATTTCAAAATAAACAAATTCATTTTTTAATTTATGATAATAACAAGGCTATCAAAGTAGTAACTTACACTCAAAATAATCAAAATTATTTAAAATTAATTCCAGATTTATTTTACTCGCCATTTAGCAAAAATGTTGACAATTTTAAAAATAATTTACTAAACTTGGAAAAAGTAAATATCAAGTCCAAGGAATTACTTATTAACAAAGATATCGAATATAACCAAAATTTTTATGATAACTACAATCATCTTAATAGTTATAAAACGTTTAATGATTTCAATCAATTCAAAACTTTTAGTTCAATTTATGCTGATATAAATGAAACAACAATGAAAACAATTTTAACTGATCAAAGTATAGAAAATGAAAACAAAATATTTAGATATACATGGAGAAATATCAATGATTAA
- a CDS encoding aromatic motif membrane protein: MIKKRKFIMLLLSLFGVGSIVSCNNQAEIKNSLSKIIDEKYDYIDKLESAEEQRTTKILNDLLDKVFADNLVERREFLDQQNDVNYQKEILKKLQELLDEAKNQSNSIIDQEVKTKFIDNFYENKIFPFYSENWYFILKNINLFYGEFYNWLTIPKDDNSGSYHSEKFLSSLRNLKTPKNVIFINSILDKLEEGEESAESYSNYIFYLSKNKIIFRIKISRNSTSKNKLTIEPWIWYFSFSKTNNISIKLISNILHSAYVHGDQIGFDRFETDLVEKLRYGVPSKIILKIKDNYEN, translated from the coding sequence ATGATTAAGAAAAGAAAATTTATAATGTTGCTTTTGTCACTTTTTGGTGTTGGTAGTATTGTTTCATGTAATAATCAAGCAGAGATTAAAAATTCTTTAAGCAAAATAATTGATGAAAAATATGATTATATCGATAAATTAGAGAGCGCTGAAGAACAAAGAACAACAAAAATTCTCAATGATTTGCTCGATAAAGTTTTTGCTGATAATCTAGTTGAAAGAAGAGAGTTTTTGGATCAACAAAATGATGTAAATTATCAAAAAGAAATACTAAAAAAATTACAAGAATTATTAGATGAAGCTAAAAATCAATCAAATTCAATTATTGATCAAGAAGTCAAAACAAAGTTTATAGATAATTTTTATGAAAACAAAATTTTTCCATTCTATTCAGAGAATTGATATTTCATATTAAAAAACATTAATCTATTTTATGGAGAATTTTATAATTGATTAACAATTCCTAAAGATGACAATTCTGGTTCTTATCACTCTGAAAAATTCTTAAGTTCATTAAGGAATTTAAAAACACCTAAAAATGTCATCTTTATCAATTCAATCTTAGACAAACTTGAAGAAGGTGAGGAATCTGCTGAGAGTTATAGTAATTACATATTTTACCTCTCAAAAAATAAAATAATATTTAGAATTAAAATAAGTAGAAATTCAACTTCTAAAAATAAATTAACAATTGAGCCATGAATTTGATACTTTTCATTTTCAAAAACAAATAATATTTCAATCAAATTAATTTCAAATATTTTACACTCTGCCTACGTTCATGGTGATCAAATTGGTTTTGATCGCTTTGAAACAGATTTAGTTGAAAAATTGAGATATGGTGTTCCTTCAAAAATAATATTAAAAATTAAGGATAATTATGAAAATTAA
- a CDS encoding M24 family metallopeptidase, with protein sequence MNRTKLEQLFKTKEIDAYVSEAPQTRLWYAGVQTTDGVIIIEKNNAYLFVDGRYIEYVSKNAKNVEVKLMVGTTLKDFFKQKQYKHVAFDENYLTKTVENWLNKLINPEKVTWINAQHLRINKSEHELELMQKTVDISLKSYEQLMEWVQPGMTEKEVAAKLNYLLKLNGAEKESFDEIVATGSSSAEPHHHPTDKKLEFGSLLKIDFGALYKGYSADITRTSILGGEKNVKDPKMLEILNIVKEAARLGRASVKPGMKASEVDKVCRDYIESKGYGEYFVHSTGHGLGIDVHELPSVSKISETILEPGMIITVEPGIYIEGLGGARIEDDVLVTETGHYVFSRPNEK encoded by the coding sequence ATGAATAGAACTAAATTAGAACAATTATTCAAAACAAAAGAAATAGATGCATATGTTTCGGAAGCACCCCAAACTAGATTATGATATGCTGGAGTTCAAACAACTGATGGGGTTATAATTATTGAAAAAAATAATGCTTACTTATTCGTAGATGGTAGATATATTGAATATGTTTCAAAAAATGCTAAAAATGTTGAAGTTAAATTGATGGTAGGAACAACATTAAAAGACTTCTTTAAGCAAAAACAATATAAACATGTTGCATTTGATGAAAATTACTTAACTAAAACAGTTGAAAATTGATTAAATAAATTAATTAATCCTGAAAAAGTTACTTGAATAAATGCTCAACATCTTAGAATTAACAAGAGCGAACATGAACTAGAATTAATGCAAAAAACAGTGGACATTTCATTAAAATCATATGAACAACTCATGGAATGAGTTCAACCAGGAATGACGGAAAAAGAAGTTGCTGCAAAATTAAATTACTTACTTAAATTAAATGGAGCAGAAAAAGAGAGTTTTGATGAAATAGTGGCAACAGGGTCATCATCTGCTGAACCTCACCACCATCCAACAGATAAAAAATTAGAATTTGGTTCATTATTAAAAATTGATTTTGGAGCATTATATAAAGGATATTCTGCCGATATTACAAGAACTTCAATCCTTGGTGGTGAAAAAAATGTTAAAGATCCTAAAATGTTAGAGATTTTAAATATTGTAAAAGAAGCGGCAAGATTAGGTAGAGCGTCAGTAAAACCGGGAATGAAAGCTTCAGAAGTTGACAAAGTATGTAGAGATTACATTGAGTCAAAAGGTTATGGTGAATATTTTGTTCATTCAACTGGACATGGATTAGGAATTGATGTACACGAATTGCCAAGTGTATCTAAAATATCTGAAACAATTCTAGAACCTGGAATGATTATTACTGTTGAACCTGGAATTTACATCGAGGGATTGGGAGGAGCTAGAATTGAAGATGATGTTTTAGTCACAGAAACTGGACATTATGTTTTCTCTAGACCTAATGAAAAATAA
- a CDS encoding deoxyribonuclease IV encodes MIKLGSHISFKSPNYLVGAVEESLANKANCMMIYLGAPQTTKRVSVEKYLIDQYNQFFKEIIVPEDIIVHAPYITNAANPEKYKFAVDFLIQEIERMNKIGAKYLVLHPGAYTSFDPKTSLDTLVSSLKYIISKTKDVVICIETMSGKGSEIGINYEQIMYLIENVNHERVQVCLDTCHIWDAGYNIQDYDNFKDELKSSGIYKHIRVIHLNDSKNDLNSHKDRHENIGEGKIGFDTLYKIVHDPDFDNIPIILETPWVDDKPIYDQEIKKLLGK; translated from the coding sequence ATGATTAAATTAGGAAGTCATATTTCATTTAAGTCACCAAATTATCTTGTTGGAGCAGTAGAAGAGAGCTTAGCTAATAAAGCAAATTGCATGATGATATATTTAGGAGCTCCTCAAACAACAAAGAGAGTTAGTGTTGAAAAATATTTGATAGACCAATATAATCAATTTTTCAAAGAAATAATTGTACCTGAAGATATTATAGTGCACGCACCATATATCACTAATGCAGCTAATCCTGAAAAATATAAATTTGCCGTAGATTTTTTGATACAAGAAATTGAGAGAATGAATAAAATAGGTGCAAAATATTTAGTATTACACCCCGGAGCATATACTTCATTTGATCCTAAAACTTCATTAGACACACTTGTTTCAAGTTTAAAATATATTATTTCTAAGACTAAAGATGTAGTAATATGCATTGAAACAATGTCGGGAAAAGGAAGTGAAATAGGTATTAATTATGAACAAATAATGTATCTTATTGAAAATGTAAATCATGAGAGAGTACAAGTATGTCTTGACACTTGTCATATATGAGATGCGGGTTATAACATTCAAGATTATGATAATTTCAAAGATGAACTAAAAAGTTCAGGAATATATAAACACATCAGAGTTATTCATTTAAATGACTCAAAAAATGATTTAAATTCTCATAAAGATAGACATGAAAATATCGGTGAAGGAAAAATCGGTTTTGACACACTTTACAAAATAGTCCATGACCCAGATTTTGATAATATACCAATAATTCTTGAAACTCCTTGAGTGGATGATAAACCAATTTATGATCAAGAAATTAAAAAATTACTTGGCAAATAA
- a CDS encoding ABC transporter ATP-binding protein, which produces MNETVLEIQNFTRIYSKNGVGVKNLNFTVKSGSFHAFLGENGAGKTTTIKSIVGATYNFVGDILIKGINNKTSISKSIIGYVPEKAQFPSELTTYEYLKSLALLNNLPKHQVEEKLSYLLKKFNIEELSNKKPSYFSSGQKKKVLLIQALIHDPELIILDEPAANLDPTARYELFKLLNSLKQEGKTIFISSHILAEIDPFVDSLTLLHKGELVYSGDKYKNLEEIYYEKIIKK; this is translated from the coding sequence ATGAATGAAACTGTTTTAGAAATCCAAAATTTCACAAGAATATATAGTAAAAATGGTGTAGGTGTTAAAAACTTAAACTTCACAGTTAAAAGTGGGTCTTTTCATGCATTTCTTGGGGAAAATGGTGCAGGTAAAACTACAACTATTAAATCAATAGTAGGAGCAACATATAATTTTGTTGGTGATATTTTAATAAAAGGAATTAATAATAAAACTTCGATAAGTAAATCAATAATTGGATATGTACCAGAAAAAGCACAATTCCCAAGTGAATTAACCACATATGAATATTTAAAATCACTTGCATTATTAAATAATTTACCTAAACATCAAGTCGAGGAAAAACTTTCATATTTATTGAAGAAATTTAATATTGAAGAATTAAGTAATAAAAAACCTTCTTATTTCTCGTCAGGTCAAAAAAAGAAAGTATTATTAATCCAAGCACTAATCCATGATCCTGAACTTATAATTCTTGATGAACCTGCAGCTAACTTAGACCCTACTGCAAGATATGAATTATTCAAATTATTAAATTCATTAAAACAAGAAGGTAAAACCATCTTCATAAGCAGCCATATTTTAGCTGAAATTGATCCATTTGTAGATAGTCTTACACTTCTTCATAAAGGTGAATTAGTATATAGCGGTGATAAATATAAAAATTTGGAAGAGATTTATTATGAAAAAATTATTAAAAAATAA
- the rpmG gene encoding 50S ribosomal protein L33, which yields MPREGFTFQCTECKMENYISKKNKKAHPEKVELKKHCSKCNAHTTHKEKK from the coding sequence ATGCCTAGAGAAGGTTTTACATTCCAATGCACAGAGTGCAAAATGGAAAATTACATTAGCAAAAAAAATAAAAAAGCTCATCCAGAAAAAGTTGAGTTAAAAAAACACTGCTCAAAATGTAATGCACACACAACACACAAAGAAAAAAAATAA